A section of the Arcobacter roscoffensis genome encodes:
- a CDS encoding FKBP-type peptidyl-prolyl cis-trans isomerase, which translates to MAIQENQVVTMNYELKVNGEVVDSNIGKDPLEFTFGIGQLIPGLESRINEMNEGDSKEVTVPAAEAYGEYNAEAKQALPKEQFGDMQLEVGMPLQGQGENGQPIQVVVDEIRENEIVVDFNHPLAGQELNFSITINTII; encoded by the coding sequence ATGGCTATACAAGAAAATCAAGTAGTAACAATGAATTACGAATTAAAAGTAAACGGAGAGGTAGTTGATAGCAATATTGGTAAAGATCCTTTAGAATTCACTTTTGGAATTGGTCAATTAATCCCTGGTTTAGAATCAAGAATCAATGAAATGAACGAAGGTGACTCAAAAGAAGTTACAGTTCCAGCAGCAGAAGCTTATGGTGAGTATAACGCTGAAGCAAAACAAGCCTTACCAAAAGAACAATTTGGTGATATGCAACTAGAAGTTGGTATGCCATTACAAGGTCAAGGTGAAAATGGTCAACCAATTCAAGTTGTAGTTGATGAAATCAGAGAAAATGAAATCGTAGTTGATTTTAACCATCCTTTAGCAGGACAAGAATTAAACTTCTCTATTACTATTAATACAATTATCTAA
- a CDS encoding coproporphyrinogen III oxidase, whose amino-acid sequence MNMIMASSQEAKEAYILVRTLQERFANKLNDLSKKYGENKNFEEVLWLRDEGSHGGGSRFEARDKALFNTASINVSQVHYDDMEDKKLQSATAISTIIHPNNPKLPSIHIHISLTCLRDGHSYWRVMADLNPSIEDENDKQKFETALKELSEEKYEEGVKQGEKYFFIPALDRHRGVSHFYLENYKTDDKKADYDFAMSFGEGIIDTYVQILDEAIKQRELFSVQDIKKQLDYHTLYLFQVLTLDRGTTSGLLVHNQNDAGIMGSLPKFINKALLDSWKDKVPVIQKPLVEALVSCINDKGLIDIDTKIHLANKVREFYKNNKEALMHQASGNTIPSTVQNHKK is encoded by the coding sequence ATGAATATGATTATGGCAAGCTCACAAGAAGCTAAAGAAGCTTATATACTAGTTCGAACTTTACAAGAAAGATTTGCAAATAAATTAAATGATTTAAGTAAAAAATATGGTGAAAACAAAAATTTTGAAGAAGTTTTATGGCTAAGAGATGAAGGCTCTCACGGTGGGGGAAGTAGATTTGAGGCTAGAGATAAAGCTTTATTTAATACTGCAAGTATCAATGTATCTCAGGTTCACTATGATGATATGGAAGACAAAAAATTGCAAAGTGCAACAGCTATTTCAACTATCATTCATCCAAATAATCCAAAGCTTCCATCAATACATATACATATATCACTTACATGTTTAAGAGATGGTCACTCATATTGGAGAGTAATGGCTGATTTAAATCCAAGTATAGAAGATGAAAATGATAAACAAAAATTTGAAACAGCATTAAAAGAACTTTCAGAAGAGAAATATGAAGAAGGTGTAAAACAAGGTGAGAAATACTTTTTTATTCCAGCACTTGATAGACATAGAGGAGTTAGTCACTTTTATTTAGAAAACTATAAAACTGATGATAAAAAAGCTGATTATGACTTTGCTATGAGTTTTGGAGAAGGTATCATAGATACTTATGTACAAATACTAGATGAAGCAATAAAGCAAAGAGAGTTATTTAGTGTTCAAGATATTAAAAAACAGTTAGATTATCACACTTTATACTTATTTCAAGTTCTAACACTTGATAGAGGAACAACATCTGGACTTTTAGTACATAATCAAAATGATGCAGGTATTATGGGTTCACTTCCTAAGTTTATAAATAAAGCCTTATTAGATTCATGGAAAGACAAAGTTCCAGTAATTCAAAAGCCTTTAGTAGAAGCCTTAGTATCTTGTATAAATGATAAAGGCTTAATTGATATTGATACTAAAATACACTTAGCAAATAAAGTTAGAGAATTTTATAAAAATAATAAAGAAGCTTTAATGCACCAAGCAAGTGGGAATACGATTCCAAGTACAGTACAAAATCACAAAAAATAA
- a CDS encoding DJ-1/PfpI family protein, which translates to MNIGIYIYEDAEVLDFSGPFEVFSTASRFLDEKEKFNVFLIGQDNKVVKARGGFDVFPHYCFADAPALDVLIVVGGVHTKELEKKEVITWIKDKAKECKHIASVCTGAFLLAKAKVLKKQKVTTHHEDIKDLRKQFPKLEVVENTRWVEEDNIITSAGISAGIDMSLYLVSKIKNKKLANKTAKQMEFDWKIK; encoded by the coding sequence TTGAATATAGGAATTTATATTTATGAAGATGCAGAGGTTCTGGATTTTAGTGGACCTTTTGAAGTTTTTTCAACAGCATCAAGATTTTTAGATGAAAAAGAAAAATTCAATGTTTTTTTAATAGGACAAGATAATAAAGTAGTAAAGGCAAGAGGTGGTTTTGATGTATTTCCTCACTACTGTTTTGCTGATGCTCCTGCTTTAGATGTTTTGATAGTTGTAGGTGGGGTTCATACAAAAGAGCTTGAAAAAAAAGAGGTTATTACTTGGATAAAAGATAAAGCAAAAGAGTGTAAACATATAGCTTCTGTTTGTACAGGTGCTTTTTTACTTGCAAAGGCAAAAGTTTTAAAGAAACAAAAAGTTACAACACACCATGAAGATATAAAAGATTTAAGAAAACAGTTCCCAAAACTTGAAGTAGTTGAAAATACTAGGTGGGTAGAAGAAGACAATATCATCACATCAGCTGGTATTAGTGCTGGAATTGATATGAGTTTATATCTAGTAAGTAAAATAAAAAACAAAAAACTAGCAAATAAAACAGCCAAACAAATGGAATTTGACTGGAAAATAAAATAG
- a CDS encoding adenosine deaminase gives MKDLIKALPKAELHLHIEGSLEPELMFELSKRNNIKIPYKTVEEVKAAYNFTNLQSFLDIYYAGANVLITKQDFYDMTWEYILKCKEDNVIHTEIFFDPQTHTQRGIAFETVISGIKEALDEAKKQFGITSEIIMCFLRHLSQEEAFETLNQSLAYKNNIIGVGLDSSELGNPPKKFEEVFKKAKNEGFKLVAHAGEEGDVSYIEDALDLLQIQRIDHGVQAINSETLMKRLKDEQIPLTVCPNSNIELKVFENYKEHNIKELLDFGLNITVNSDDPAYFKGYMNQNFYNLCDNLPLSKEDIIKLVKNSFKSAFISDKLKEEYLKQIDEVAKEFL, from the coding sequence TTGAAAGATTTAATAAAAGCTTTACCAAAAGCAGAACTACATCTACATATTGAAGGTTCACTTGAACCTGAACTAATGTTTGAATTATCAAAAAGAAATAATATCAAAATACCATATAAAACAGTAGAAGAAGTAAAAGCTGCATATAACTTCACAAACTTACAAAGTTTTTTAGACATATATTATGCAGGTGCAAATGTACTTATAACAAAGCAAGATTTTTATGATATGACTTGGGAATATATATTAAAATGTAAAGAAGACAATGTAATTCATACAGAAATATTTTTTGATCCACAAACTCATACACAAAGAGGAATAGCTTTTGAAACTGTAATAAGCGGAATAAAAGAGGCTTTAGATGAGGCTAAAAAGCAGTTTGGTATTACATCTGAGATAATCATGTGTTTTTTAAGACATTTATCACAAGAAGAGGCTTTTGAAACTCTAAATCAGTCATTAGCTTATAAAAATAATATTATAGGTGTTGGGCTTGATTCATCAGAGCTTGGAAATCCTCCTAAAAAGTTTGAAGAGGTTTTCAAAAAAGCAAAAAATGAAGGCTTTAAACTAGTAGCTCATGCAGGAGAAGAGGGTGATGTATCTTATATAGAAGATGCTCTTGATTTATTACAAATACAAAGAATAGACCATGGAGTTCAAGCTATAAATAGTGAAACTCTAATGAAAAGATTAAAAGATGAGCAAATACCTCTTACGGTTTGCCCAAACTCAAATATAGAACTAAAAGTATTTGAAAACTATAAAGAACATAATATAAAAGAGCTTTTAGACTTTGGACTTAATATCACAGTAAACTCAGATGACCCTGCTTATTTTAAAGGATATATGAATCAAAACTTTTATAATCTATGTGATAATCTACCTTTAAGTAAAGAAGATATTATAAAGCTTGTAAAAAACTCTTTTAAAAGTGCTTTTATAAGTGATAAGTTAAAAGAAGAGTATTTAAAACAAATTGATGAGGTAGCAAAGGAGTTTTTATAA
- a CDS encoding protein tyrosine phosphatase family protein, whose amino-acid sequence MEELLNYIKVNELIHTSGQPRQEQFEKLKEEEFEVIINIALCDSSDALENEDKIVSDLGMTYIHLPVDFEEPKLSDLKLFINILQSLGANKVLVHCAKNYRVSAFIYVYHKYILQTPFDNIDLSMFEEWSPNKTWQSLMKVDYEELKKAL is encoded by the coding sequence ATGGAAGAGCTTTTAAACTATATAAAAGTAAATGAACTAATTCATACAAGTGGACAGCCAAGACAAGAACAGTTTGAAAAGCTAAAAGAAGAAGAATTTGAAGTAATAATAAATATAGCCTTATGTGATTCTTCTGATGCTTTAGAAAATGAAGATAAAATTGTAAGTGATTTAGGAATGACATATATTCATTTGCCAGTTGATTTTGAAGAGCCTAAACTTAGTGACTTAAAGTTATTTATTAATATTTTACAGTCATTAGGAGCAAATAAGGTTTTAGTTCATTGTGCTAAAAATTATAGAGTTAGTGCTTTTATATATGTATATCATAAGTATATACTTCAAACGCCATTTGATAATATAGATTTATCTATGTTTGAGGAGTGGAGTCCAAATAAAACATGGCAATCATTAATGAAAGTTGATTACGAAGAGTTAAAAAAGGCTCTTTAA
- the metX gene encoding homoserine O-acetyltransferase MetX has translation MRIETKTEKFDEPLHLESGRILESFELVYETYGELNEDKSNVIVICHALAGSHHAAGRYANEAKPGWWDKFIGDGKVIDTTKYFVICSNNIGSTFGSTNPLSIDPSTGKEYRFKFPILTISDVVRAQMKLYDRLGIEKAVAVIGGSMGGMQALCYSIEQPDFTDTVIAMATTAYTRPWAIAINKIAIESIRHDPAFKDGFYDPDDLQAQGLPGLAIGRMAGLIAYLSPELFNSKFGREYARTDGLYELFGRFEVERYLEYNSYSFPKVFDPLSYLYICKTMNIFDAGRNKDKLEDSFDKVKCNLHLISFKDDMLFFPEEMEEIRDIMIKLGKQDQITYKMVDSQSGHDSFLVEVEKFEDHVRDILKGK, from the coding sequence TTGAGAATAGAGACTAAAACTGAGAAATTTGATGAACCTTTACATTTAGAAAGTGGTAGGATTTTGGAGTCTTTTGAGTTGGTATATGAGACTTACGGAGAGCTAAATGAGGATAAATCAAATGTTATTGTAATTTGTCATGCCCTAGCAGGTTCACACCATGCAGCGGGAAGATACGCAAATGAAGCAAAGCCTGGATGGTGGGATAAGTTTATAGGTGATGGTAAGGTAATTGATACTACAAAATACTTTGTTATTTGTTCAAATAACATAGGAAGTACTTTTGGGTCTACGAACCCTTTGAGTATTGATCCCTCAACAGGAAAAGAGTATAGATTTAAGTTTCCTATACTTACTATTTCAGATGTTGTAAGAGCTCAAATGAAGCTTTATGATAGACTTGGAATTGAAAAAGCAGTTGCTGTTATAGGTGGTTCTATGGGTGGAATGCAAGCACTTTGTTATTCTATAGAACAACCTGATTTTACAGATACAGTTATAGCCATGGCAACAACAGCTTATACAAGACCTTGGGCAATTGCTATAAATAAAATAGCAATAGAATCAATCAGACATGACCCAGCTTTCAAAGATGGTTTTTATGACCCTGATGATTTACAAGCTCAAGGTTTACCAGGATTAGCAATAGGAAGAATGGCAGGATTAATAGCATATTTAAGTCCAGAATTATTTAATAGTAAGTTTGGTAGAGAGTATGCTAGAACAGATGGTTTATATGAACTATTTGGTAGATTTGAAGTTGAGAGATACTTAGAGTATAATTCATATAGTTTTCCTAAGGTTTTTGATCCTCTATCATATCTTTATATCTGTAAGACAATGAATATTTTTGATGCAGGAAGAAATAAAGATAAACTAGAAGACTCTTTTGATAAGGTAAAGTGTAATTTACATCTTATATCTTTCAAAGATGATATGCTTTTCTTTCCAGAAGAGATGGAAGAAATAAGAGATATTATGATAAAACTTGGAAAGCAAGATCAAATAACATATAAAATGGTTGATAGTCAATCAGGACATGATTCATTCTTAGTTGAGGTTGAAAAGTTTGAAGACCATGTAAGAGATATTTTAAAAGGAAAATAA
- the xseB gene encoding exodeoxyribonuclease VII small subunit: MSEEIKEEKLVFEDKIIKAKNLLDKLSNPEITLSDSLDVYKNGMKELEEAQKLLDEAKLIFTTENKN, from the coding sequence ATGAGCGAAGAAATAAAAGAAGAAAAACTAGTATTTGAAGACAAAATCATAAAAGCAAAAAATCTTTTAGATAAACTTTCAAATCCAGAAATCACACTAAGTGATTCACTAGACGTATACAAAAATGGAATGAAAGAGCTAGAAGAGGCTCAAAAGCTTTTAGATGAAGCAAAACTTATCTTCACTACTGAAAATAAAAACTAA
- the radC gene encoding RadC family protein, with amino-acid sequence MSIKKLENIDKPREKLLKLGSQNLKDYELLAVLLGSGVKNKDVITLSKEIIKLFEDDFENLDLEKLLLVHGLGNAKACQIVSAIELSKRYLIKNNKVKISSSKQVYEELRKYHHKQQEYFLTLYLDGANHLVDTKVISIGTLNQSLVHPREVFSYAIEKRCASIIVAHNHPSGILKPSNEDINITKRLQDSAKILGIELLDHVIFTKEGFYSFQEEGILC; translated from the coding sequence ATGAGTATAAAAAAACTAGAAAATATAGATAAACCAAGGGAAAAACTTCTAAAACTAGGAAGCCAAAATCTTAAAGATTATGAGCTTTTAGCAGTTTTACTTGGAAGTGGTGTAAAAAACAAAGATGTGATAACACTTTCAAAAGAGATAATCAAACTCTTTGAAGATGACTTTGAAAACTTGGATTTAGAAAAGCTTCTTTTAGTTCATGGATTAGGAAATGCAAAAGCTTGTCAAATAGTAAGTGCAATAGAGTTATCAAAAAGATACCTTATAAAAAACAATAAAGTAAAAATCTCTTCTTCAAAACAAGTCTATGAAGAGCTAAGAAAATATCATCACAAACAGCAAGAGTACTTTTTAACACTTTATCTTGATGGAGCAAATCATCTAGTAGATACAAAAGTCATAAGCATAGGCACTCTAAACCAAAGTCTAGTTCATCCAAGGGAAGTCTTTTCTTATGCCATAGAAAAAAGATGTGCAAGTATCATAGTAGCTCACAATCACCCAAGTGGTATTTTAAAACCAAGCAACGAAGATATAAACATAACAAAAAGACTGCAAGACTCTGCAAAAATACTAGGAATAGAACTCCTTGATCATGTGATATTCACAAAAGAGGGCTTTTATAGTTTTCAAGAAGAGGGGATTTTATGTTAA
- a CDS encoding type I restriction-modification system subunit M: MGEENKKRLEQQLWNIANELRGKMDADDFRDYILGFIFYKYLSEKMENYANAELEEDNLTYTQLDEKDPYHQELLEALKEYSIESLGFFLKPNELFSQIALRGNGDTNNFILDDLTQILRHIESSTMGSESEEDFEHLFSDLDLSSQKLGRSEEQKNTLISKVLYHLDNIDFELKNHDRDVLGDAYEYLIAQFAAGAGKKAGEFYTPQQVSKILAQIVTLGKDKLKSVYDPTCGSGSLLLRVAKEVKDVADFYGQERNPTTYNLARMNMIMHDVHYRKFDIKQEDTLEHPQHIDKKFEAIVANPPFSAQWSANPLHLGDDRFSQYGKLAPKTKADFAFVQHMIHHLDDMGTMALVLPHGVLFRGAAEGHIRKYLIEDRNYLDAVIGLPANIFYGTSIPTCILVFKKCRESSDEVLFIDSSKHFEKAKNQNYLRDEDIEKIVSTYSKRIQEDKYSYKATLDEIKENDYNLNIPRYVDTFEEEEPIDIDNVSSELKQLELDMKTTDKIIQGFCDELGIATPC, from the coding sequence ATGGGCGAAGAGAATAAAAAGAGATTAGAACAACAGCTTTGGAATATAGCAAATGAACTTAGAGGAAAGATGGATGCAGATGATTTTAGAGACTATATCCTAGGTTTTATTTTCTATAAGTACCTTTCTGAAAAGATGGAAAACTACGCAAATGCTGAACTAGAAGAAGATAACTTAACATACACACAACTAGATGAAAAAGACCCATATCATCAAGAACTATTAGAAGCTCTAAAAGAGTACTCTATAGAATCACTTGGATTTTTCCTAAAACCAAATGAACTTTTCTCTCAAATTGCTCTTAGAGGAAATGGCGATACAAACAATTTTATTTTAGATGATTTAACACAAATACTAAGACATATAGAGTCATCAACTATGGGTAGTGAGAGTGAAGAGGATTTTGAACATCTATTTTCTGATTTAGATTTAAGCTCACAAAAACTTGGACGAAGTGAAGAGCAGAAAAATACTCTTATCTCAAAAGTGCTTTATCACTTGGACAATATCGACTTTGAACTAAAAAACCATGATAGAGATGTATTAGGTGATGCTTATGAGTATTTAATAGCACAGTTTGCAGCGGGAGCTGGTAAAAAAGCAGGGGAGTTTTATACTCCTCAACAAGTATCAAAAATATTAGCTCAAATAGTAACACTAGGAAAAGATAAACTAAAATCAGTATATGACCCAACTTGTGGTTCTGGTTCACTACTTTTAAGAGTTGCAAAAGAGGTAAAAGATGTAGCTGATTTCTACGGTCAAGAGAGAAACCCAACTACATATAACCTTGCTCGTATGAATATGATTATGCATGATGTTCACTATCGAAAGTTTGACATCAAGCAAGAAGATACCCTAGAGCATCCACAGCATATAGACAAGAAGTTTGAAGCAATAGTTGCTAACCCACCATTTTCCGCCCAATGGTCGGCAAATCCACTTCACCTAGGTGATGATAGATTTTCTCAATACGGTAAACTAGCACCCAAAACAAAAGCAGATTTTGCTTTTGTACAGCATATGATACACCATCTTGATGATATGGGTACGATGGCTCTAGTACTTCCTCACGGAGTGCTTTTCAGAGGTGCAGCAGAAGGTCACATAAGAAAGTACTTAATCGAAGATAGAAACTATCTTGATGCAGTTATTGGACTGCCTGCAAATATCTTTTATGGTACTTCCATTCCTACGTGTATTTTAGTATTTAAAAAGTGTAGAGAATCAAGTGATGAGGTACTTTTTATAGACTCTTCAAAGCATTTTGAAAAGGCAAAGAATCAAAACTACCTAAGAGATGAAGATATAGAAAAAATAGTATCTACATATAGTAAGAGAATCCAAGAAGATAAATACTCATACAAAGCAACACTTGATGAGATAAAAGAAAATGACTACAATCTAAATATTCCAAGATATGTAGATACCTTTGAAGAAGAAGAGCCTATAGATATAGATAATGTAAGTAGTGAACTAAAGCAATTAGAACTTGATATGAAAACTACTGATAAAATAATTCAGGGCTTTTGTGATGAGCTTGGAATAGCTACGCCATGTTAG
- a CDS encoding PDDEXK nuclease domain-containing protein produces MQIDKTDLDKYKSWLESLKEKFQSSQIKASIQVNSTLLEYYWNLAGEIIEKEKSHKWGTGFLKQLSSDLMKEFPDVKGFSYRNIRYIKQWYLFWQQAVANLESEIWQQLVARLFLIPWGHNLVIISKSKSIDEAIYYVNNTIKNGISRTVLVHQMETNLYSREAKALTNFSQTLPDMQSDLAREVTKDPYVFDFLTLSKDYQERELKTVDFKPEFAGKLNFYISAVDGELKSKEDNPTIGILICKSKNDTVVEYSLKDINKPMGVSEYELTHVLPENLKSSLPTIEEIEAELEMLDE; encoded by the coding sequence ATGCAGATAGATAAAACAGATTTGGATAAATATAAATCTTGGCTTGAATCTTTGAAAGAAAAGTTTCAATCCTCTCAAATAAAAGCTTCAATACAAGTAAATTCTACTTTACTAGAATATTACTGGAATTTAGCTGGTGAGATAATTGAAAAAGAGAAAAGTCATAAGTGGGGAACTGGTTTTTTAAAACAGTTAAGTTCTGATCTTATGAAAGAGTTTCCTGATGTAAAGGGTTTTTCATATCGAAATATTAGATATATAAAACAATGGTATCTATTTTGGCAACAAGCTGTTGCCAATTTGGAAAGTGAAATTTGGCAACAGCTTGTTGCCAGATTATTTCTGATACCTTGGGGACATAACTTAGTTATCATATCTAAGAGTAAAAGTATAGATGAAGCGATATATTATGTTAATAATACTATTAAAAATGGTATAAGTAGAACAGTTTTAGTTCATCAAATGGAAACAAATCTTTATAGTAGAGAAGCAAAAGCTTTAACAAACTTTTCTCAAACCTTACCAGATATGCAGTCTGATTTGGCAAGAGAGGTGACAAAAGATCCTTATGTATTCGATTTTTTAACTTTAAGTAAAGATTATCAAGAGAGAGAACTTAAAACAGTAGATTTTAAACCTGAGTTTGCTGGAAAACTAAACTTTTATATCTCAGCAGTAGATGGGGAACTAAAATCAAAAGAAGATAATCCAACTATAGGGATACTAATCTGCAAATCAAAAAATGATACAGTAGTAGAGTACTCTCTAAAAGATATTAATAAACCTATGGGAGTAAGTGAATATGAATTAACTCATGTACTTCCTGAAAATTTAAAATCATCATTGCCAACTATCGAAGAGATAGAAGCTGAATTGGAGATGTTAGATGAATAA
- a CDS encoding restriction endonuclease subunit S produces MNKIPQLRFKEFSGEWEETKLKIISKKIGSGSTPRGGEKVYKTSGIPFIRSQNVNYNKLILDDVSYIDEETHSIMKNSSVRANDILLNITGASIGRSCVVPSSFNEGNVNQHVCIIRLKDKYISSFLQSFLSSYNGQKLIFQGQTGSGREGINFQSIGAFKINSPSKQEQEKIASFLTQVDRRIEQLTKKAKLLRDYKKGTMQKIFSQEIRFKDENGKDYPNWEEKLLGQIADVRDGTHDSPKYYEEGYPLITSKNLLQNGSIDFENINLILEEDFNNINKRSKVDIGDILFGMIGTIGNPVIVNQDGFAIKNVALIKEVEQLLNKFLIHYLKSTLIEKQFYEQNTGGTQKFIALGVIRSLKIKLPFLEEQTKIANFLSSIDTKIEQNQKALEKTKEFKKALLQQMFV; encoded by the coding sequence ATGAATAAAATACCACAACTTAGGTTTAAAGAGTTTAGTGGAGAGTGGGAAGAAACTAAGTTAAAAATAATAAGTAAAAAAATTGGAAGTGGAAGTACGCCAAGAGGTGGAGAAAAAGTTTATAAAACTTCTGGTATTCCATTTATTAGAAGTCAAAATGTAAATTATAATAAACTTATTTTAGATGATGTATCCTATATTGATGAAGAAACTCATTCTATTATGAAAAATAGTTCAGTAAGAGCAAATGATATATTATTGAATATTACTGGTGCTTCGATAGGAAGATCTTGTGTTGTGCCTTCTTCTTTTAATGAAGGTAATGTAAATCAGCACGTATGTATTATAAGATTAAAAGATAAATACATATCTAGTTTTTTACAGTCATTTTTATCTTCATATAATGGACAAAAACTTATTTTTCAAGGACAAACTGGAAGTGGTAGAGAAGGAATTAATTTTCAATCAATTGGTGCTTTTAAAATTAATTCACCTTCAAAACAAGAGCAAGAAAAAATTGCCTCTTTTTTGACTCAAGTTGATAGAAGAATAGAACAACTAACAAAAAAAGCAAAGCTACTAAGAGATTATAAAAAAGGCACAATGCAAAAGATATTTTCACAAGAGATAAGATTTAAAGATGAAAATGGAAAAGATTACCCTAATTGGGAAGAGAAATTACTTGGACAAATAGCAGATGTTAGAGATGGTACACACGATTCACCAAAATATTATGAAGAAGGATACCCTCTTATAACATCAAAAAACTTGTTACAAAATGGAAGTATTGATTTTGAAAATATTAATCTAATTTTGGAAGAAGATTTTAATAATATAAATAAGCGTTCGAAGGTAGATATTGGAGATATATTATTTGGTATGATTGGAACAATAGGAAACCCTGTTATCGTAAATCAAGATGGTTTTGCGATTAAAAATGTTGCATTAATAAAAGAGGTAGAACAATTATTAAACAAATTTTTAATTCATTATTTAAAAAGTACATTAATTGAAAAACAATTTTATGAACAAAATACTGGTGGAACTCAGAAGTTTATAGCATTAGGAGTTATTAGAAGTTTAAAAATAAAACTACCTTTTTTAGAAGAACAAACAAAAATAGCAAACTTCCTATCCTCAATTGACACAAAAATTGAACAAAACCAAAAAGCCTTAGAAAAAACAAAAGAGTTTAAAAAAGCACTATTACAACAGATGTTTGTGTAA
- a CDS encoding type II toxin-antitoxin system Phd/YefM family antitoxin, translating to MVTYTADELIPSSELAKKFGTYLSQIKDHSVEKLAVLKNNKVEAVLISKDEYEVLKEALKQVEAQQIMNSIQNGLDDVQKAKTKPIEKLWDEL from the coding sequence ATGGTAACATACACAGCAGATGAATTAATACCATCATCAGAATTAGCTAAGAAGTTTGGAACTTACCTTTCTCAAATCAAAGACCACTCTGTAGAGAAACTTGCAGTTTTAAAAAACAACAAAGTTGAAGCAGTGCTTATTTCAAAAGATGAATATGAAGTATTAAAAGAAGCACTAAAACAAGTAGAAGCTCAGCAGATTATGAACTCAATTCAAAATGGTTTAGATGATGTACAAAAAGCTAAAACAAAACCAATAGAAAAGTTATGGGATGAACTGTGA
- a CDS encoding type II toxin-antitoxin system RelE/ParE family toxin: MTIEYSDNFFKEAKKLSKKYKLLKTDLKEVVKGIEEKKDLGVSLGFNLFKKRVPNSSIPTGKSGGFRVIIYERIEDKIVLISIYSKTQKDTLSDEELKAILKEYMESK; this comes from the coding sequence GTGACTATAGAGTATAGTGACAATTTTTTCAAAGAAGCAAAGAAACTATCCAAAAAATACAAACTTTTAAAAACTGATTTAAAAGAAGTAGTAAAAGGAATAGAAGAGAAAAAAGACTTAGGTGTATCACTTGGTTTTAATCTTTTTAAAAAAAGAGTTCCAAACTCTTCTATTCCTACTGGTAAAAGTGGTGGTTTTAGAGTTATTATCTATGAGCGAATTGAAGATAAAATAGTTTTAATATCAATATATTCGAAAACTCAAAAAGATACTTTAAGTGATGAAGAATTAAAAGCTATTTTAAAAGAGTATATGGAAAGCAAATGA